A segment of the Ipomoea triloba cultivar NCNSP0323 chromosome 1, ASM357664v1 genome:
gagacttgataacgcagtttgggaaaaaaaccctattctgcgaggcacttctcagtcttgcgaatttgcctaaatccactaaaagcttaatattcaaagtacatagttttgggacacgaaattacacaatagattgatcttctcctatctaatctattgtaacctaaacacatgtactactttataggggaatttagaattctctcaaactctcttatgcctcacaatattagctagggaattcgtgaatggtgtaatggtgagaggtcctttaaatagccaactaatcagaaccaaaacaATATTGATGTTATTTCTAGTTTGAttgggatttgatttctaattttggtgtactccttttttctgacttgaattggatttctttttgccaaacaattgtgatcaaccttttgattcaacaGCTTGGATTGGGATTGTCTTAGTCTTATTAGAAAAAGTTCGGGGCCCAGCTTGAAATTGGCCTAGGACCGGATCTAGGCACGGAGCGTGCCCAAACTTTGGCCTAAATGAGTttcaattaagaaataaattaaagtgtttaattttcTAGTTCTTCCAACAATAGATCTATAGATTGAAAATGTGCTAAATCACTtcaatacaataaaaaaaattgattttaaaatattgtgtgcACAACATAATTTacttaaaaagttattttagCCTAGGATACTAGAGCATGATTATCAGCCCATGCCTGCCTCGCAGTGTGGAGCTGTGGGATGGTATCTTGGCTGTCTGACAAGCTTCCaatctttatcttttttttgcTGTTTGCATCAAAGTTACCAGGGGATTAATGGAGATTCTGaaattagattaattatttGCAAATCGtgttagaatatatatacaatctCAAAACAAGTGGAAATGGAGATTTTGAAATTAGATTTGGCAAGTTTATGATTTTTTGCTGTACactttttgtgtgttttttgtaaaataaaaatattttattcaccCCTCCTAGACATTTACTTGTCACCAGAACCAATTTTTTTCAACCTACCTACCTAACTTTCTTCCTATAGATACTCTACCCAGAAGTATTTGTGTTTCCTTATTAAATGCAATGATCAATATTTGTGAGGTCACCATAATTCTTGTATTTGTAGGCCATAGAAATTATTCAAAGATATCCATTCTTATAGGATACATACATTCCTATAAATACCCTATAACCCAATGCCAATGGTAATTATATTGCATCTCTGCAGAAAGACTACATTTTTCCATTtcctcttacttttcctttttattgcatcaaatctgcaaatcacaataaaaaggaaatggagTTTTCTTTTCTGCAGGTCTCTATTGCCATAATTGCCTTAGCCGCCATTGCCCAGCCATCTTTTTGACAGGCCGCCTGTGATTCTAATTGCATTAAAGGGTTTATTGCTGCACATAACGCGGCTCGACAAACGGTCGGCGCTCCACCGGTTAAGTGGAACACCACCTTAGCAGACTTTGCTGAATCCTATGCCACCAAGAGGTCTGCTAACTGTGCGGCGCAGCACTCACAAGGGCCATATGGAGAAAACATCGCAATGGCTTCTGCCGAATTGTCTCCGGCGGATTCCGTGAAGTTGTGGATGGATGAGAAGAAATACTATGATCAGGCGTCAAATTCTTGCACCGGCGGAGAGTGCCACCATTATACGCAGGTGGTTTGGCGTGACACCACGAGTATTGGCTGTGCTAGGGCTACGTGCAAAACTGGTTGGATGTTTGTCACCTGCAACTATTACCCTCCAGGCAACTATGTCAGCGAACGTCcatattaaaaacaattttttttcttgttgattAGTATGATCTTGTGAAATGCAGACAatgcattataaaaaaatatataaatatttaaaaactaaaatattagcACTAATGTACTATCATGAAACAACTACTGTTTCATGCATGGATGTTGAttgaattcaattttgaactttttcttttacttttacttCTGGCTAgctatactttatttttttctgagTCCATTGAtatccattttttcttttttgtttttggttctgCCTTATAAGATTTCCCCGAGTGAACTCATAGGAATAAATTGATTTTGATTAACCAACACCAACAAGTTTTAGAGTTCTTAACATgaaaaaataatgagtgaaaatgagacaaaatttagatgatttttttttatggttataatttcttttttattgttataataaatataagtaaGGCTATACGGACTCAAATGGGAGACCTTCTTGGTAAAACAGATCTAATTGCTTATTATCAAAATGATCTTAACTCTAAACATTTTATAGCCCGGGGTAAAATAGTccctatatttaaaaactaaaatttaaatttagtaataataaaaaaatgataatatatatcaaataacatgaaataagattacaaaattttcaaccatgaaatgaaactacaaaaaaTGTGGTGACAAACACATGATGACATGTATAAATCTTGTTTCATGAGAATGGTAGGAATATACCAATCTTTTTTTATAGGTATGCAAAGTAACTCAATAGCCCCCTCCTTAGAACGGTTTGGGGAAACAGGTTGAGCAATGTAGGGAGTGTATAGCTTCAGTTTGGGGAAACAGGTTGAGCAATGTAGGGAGTGTATAGCTTCACGAGGGCTGCCTATCTTCCTCTCATCTCTGCTCAACAAACAAGGGTTGGGGCCCTCTTCAAGTGCACAATAGGTATGCATGTAATGACAGTTACAATCGTTGTTAACCTTAACCGTATtttagataaattttaaaaattaatataagaacTCAAGATCAATTGTCGGTCAATTAAATGTCTCATTTCACCGACTTCCTTACTGCTACTATGCAGTATGCAATAATGGGTCCGCTACTCTGCTAGGAAAGAAACAATAACGAGAAACCAGAATGTGTGAAAATTGAATATTGGAGATTTAAGTTTTAggatttgatatatatatatatattaaaggaCTGGTGCAGTCCCTGGTGGAAGTAATAACGAATGATATGGTCATGAAAATTGAGAGGTTTTATGAGTGTTCAATATTCACCTAAAAAGAGGATGAATGGCAATTtctaaataaacatttattttccttctcttttacAAGGTtgatataatcaaaatatctcTTCGATTTCATTATTGATAGGAGGCACTAGAAATACACATACCCTATAggtgcaattgttataccatggaccaaggttcaccttgcattgtggattCTGGTCCAGGATTAAACCTACCCTAAAAAACTGGACATGGGCTTCACTGGGATTAGCTTGGATCGGGATCGTCTTAGTCTAATTAGAAAAAGTACAGGGCCCAACTTGAAATTGGCCTAGGACCGGATCTAGGCACGACCTAGGCCCATAACTGTCCTAGGCACGGAGCGTGCCCAAACTTTGGCCTAAATGAGTttcaattaagaaataaattaaagtgtttaattttcTGGTTCTTCCAACAATAGATCTATAGATTGAAAATGTGCTAAATGGcttaaatacaataaaaaaaaattgattttaaaatattgtgtgcACAACGTAATTTacttaaaaagttattttaggCTAGGATACTAGAGCATGATTATCAGCCCATGCCTGCCTCGCAGTGTGGAGCTGTGGGATGGTATCTTGGCTGTCTGACAAGCTTCCAATCTTTATCTTTTTTTGCTGTTTGCATCAAAGTTACCATGGGATTAatggtgtaacaccccaattttcacatcttaaatttattacaaaatcactaataatatattgcggaagcttatacatctaaccaaaagaaaatgggtgttaccgccacgcttaggtatctttcctataccaaacgctaaggctaaacttacaacatcaaataacaaTCCAAAGTATAACTTactacatatggaaataatcaatacaaccgggtatttctcaaaatgctaaaacttccagggtgtctattctaagatagagtagatctcaacctcaacttccatcctattcatgttcacctgcaaaaatcattttaacacaaaaacaaaggggtgtatatcccaaaattagcataagctaagtaagttccatttcaccccgtaaaatataggcttgggtttttatcatttatctcataatatactttttcaaaacatatatgtggagatatacttttccaaaaataacatatttgtcaaggaggattaaATACCAAGTGGAGAGTCTTTAAGCTCTCTACATAACCACCACCAGGCATCATTAgccaaaccaaaatcaaattggGGGATTCGACCCACACCaatatcaatcaattaatttttcataatgactACAATTCCAAAGGTAAGTTGTGAGATTTAATTTCCGGCTCACACCAGCACCAATATTATTATCCTCCAATgaccaaatatgtatatatatatatatatataatttccaaaatatatcatttcttcataataaatattttcttcaataaaatatataatttctcaaaccatatttttctccacaataattcattccataataatatatcattcttaatacatatatgtatataacaccaaaattccaagccaatcatttactcaacacacgggtttgacccgtaaaaatcaattctcgacaattcgagaatcatacacatattatgcaatgcacttgtgatcacatgaacattattatgcacataatttgtaaaacatataattttgatatcatatcatatcatatcatatatcatcaaaatatacttatatatattggggcaaaatatatgattttagtgaacatgaaatcttacccttgaagaCCAAAACTCTCATCAACACTTAATGGGATTCTAGCCACTTGATAAGAAACTTGAGAGGCTAGATTTTCCTTCAAATCCTTTAAACACCAATAGCTAAATCCTCTCCTTTACTTGAATACTTGTGAAGAGAAATTTGGCTATGGATTCTTGagcttcaaggaagaagatgaagactaatactctctctctcctctcttttttttcctctctaaatttcggccaagtgggaaaaaaaatgggagatcaagcttgtatattatctcttataagataaggatgaaaacatgtggtatagaaagtgacacttgtcacatttttgtggtgggtaagggaaaatatctttggttagactgttatgggttaaaacagatatagttacggtagaaaaattagagaattataaatgggccaaaaaaaattgggctaaaataattaatttggaattcggctaaagttaggttcagaacattacgaaataatcacatttgggctaggggatttaagtagtaaaataaaaaaaaaataagttgacccattgcccataacaaaataggtagatttatataaaataataataataattcctttttgaaaatatttattaaaataataattttaggaaaataCGGGTATTACAAATGGAGATTCTGAAATAAGATTAATTATTTGCAAATCGtgttagaatatatatacaatcaCAAAACAAGTGGAAATGGAGATTTTGAAATTAGATTTGGCAAGTTTATGATTTTTTGCTGTAcactttttgtgtattttttgtaaaataaaaaaattttattcaccCCTCCTAGACATTTACTTGTCACCAGAACCAATTTTTTTCAACCTACCTACCTAACTTTCTTCCTATAGATACTCTACCCAGAAATATTCGTGTTTCCTTATTAAATGCAATGATCAAGTGTGAGGTCACCATTATTCTTGTATTTGTAGGCCATAGAAATTATTCAAAGATATCCATTCTTTTAGGATACATACATTCCTATAAATACCCTATAACCCAATGCCAATGGTCATTATATTGCATCTCTGCAGAAAGACTACATTTTTCCATTtcctcttacttttcctttttattgcaTCTGATCTGCAAAtcacaataaaaaggaaatggagTTTTCTTTTCTGCAGGTCTCTATTGCCATAATTGCCTTAGCCGCCATTGCCCAGCCATCTTTTGGACAGGCCACCTGTGATTCTGATTGCATTAAAGGGTTTATTGCTGCACATAACGCGGCTCGAGAAACGGTCGGCGCTCCACCGGTTAAGTGGAACACCACCTTAGCAGACTTTGCTGAATCCTATGCCACCAAGAGGTCTGCTGACTGTGCGGCGCAGCACTCACAAGGGCCATATGGAGAAAACATCGCAATGGCTTCTGCCGAATTGTCTCCGGCGGATTCCGTGAAGTTGTGGATGGATGAGAAGAAATACTATGACCAGGCGTCGAATTCTTGCACCGGCGGAGAGTGCCACCATTATACGCAGGTGGTTTGGCGTGACACCACGAGTATTGGCTGTGCTAGGGCTACGTGCAAAACTGGTTGGATGTTTGTCACCTGCAACTATTACCCTCCAGGCAACTATGTGGGCGAACGtccatattaaaaataattttttttcttgttgattAGTATGATCTTGTGAAATGCAGACAatgcattataaaaaaaaatataaatatttaaaaactacaataTTAGCACTAATGTACTATCATGAAACAACTACTGTTTCATGCATGGATGTTGGttgaattcaattttgaactttttcttttacttctgGCTAgctatactttatttatttctgaGTCCATTGAtatccattttttctttttttgtttttggttctgCCTTATAAGATTTCCCTGAGTGAACTCATAGGAATAAATTGATTTTGATTAACCAACACCAACCAGTTGCGAGTTCTTAACACgaaaaaataatgagtgaaaatgagacaaattttagatgattttttcttttttttttttattgttataatttcttttttattgttataataaatataagtagCGCTATACGGACTCGAACTGTAGACCTTCTCGGTAAAACAGATCAAATTTCTTATTATCAAAATGATCTTAACTCTAAACATTTTATAGCCCGGAGCAAAATAGTccctatatttaaaaaactaaaatttaaatttagtaatactaaaaaaaatgataatatatatcaaataacatgaaataagattacaaaattttcaaccatcaaatgaaactacaaaaatGAGGTGACAAACACATGATGACATGTATAAATCTTGTTTCATGAGAATGGTAGGAATATACCAATTTTTTTATAGATATGCAAAGTAACTCAATAGCCCCCTCGGTTTTTTTTATAGATATGCAAAGTAACTCAATAGCCCCCTCGGTTTTTATAGTATGATCTTGTGAAATGCGGACAATGcattataaaagaaatataaatatttaaaaactaaaatattagcACTAATGTACTATCATGAAACAACTACTGTTTCATGCATGGATGCTGAttgaattcaattttgaactttttcttttacttttggctagctatactttatttttttctgagtccatttatatctattttttcttttttttgtttttggttctgCCTTATAAGATTTCCCTGAGTGAATTCATGgaaataaattgattttgatTAACCAACACCAACCAGTTGCGAGTTCTTAACACgaaaaaataatgagtgaaaatgagacaaattttagatgatttttctttattttatcgttataatttcttttttattgttataataaatataagtaaGGCTATACGGACTCGAACGGTAGACCTTCTCGGTAAAACAGATCAAATTGCTTATTATCAAATGATCTTTAACTCTAAACATTTTATAGCCTGGGGCAAAATAGTccctatatttaaaaaactaaaatttaaattaactaatactaaaaaaaatgataatatatatcaaataacatgaaataagattacaaaattttcaaccatgaaatgaaactacaaaaaaTGAGGTGACAAACACATGATGACATGTATAAATCTTGTTTCATGAGAATGGTAGGAatataccaattttttttttatagatatgCAAATTAAAGTAACTCAATAGCCCCCTCCTTGAATGGGGGAAACAGGTTGAACAATGTAGGGAGTGTACAGCTTCACGAGGCCGGCCTATCTGCTTCCTCTCATTTCTGCTCAGCAAACAAGGGTTGGGGCCCTGTTCAAGTGAGTGACTATGGTCATGAAAATTGAGAGGTTTTATGAGTGTTCAATGTTAACCTAATAAAAAGAGGATGAGAGGCAATTTctgaatatacatttattttccttctcttttacCATGTtgatataatcaaaatatctcTTCGATTTCATTATTGATAGGAGGCACTAGAAATACACATACCCTATAggtgcaattgttataccatggaccaaggttcaccttgcattgtggattCTGGTCTAGGATTAAACCTACCCTAAAAAACTGGACATGGGTTTCACTGGGATTAGCTTGGATCGGGATCGTCTTAGTGTTATTAGAAAAAGTCCGGGGCCCAGCTTGAAATTGGCCTAGGACCGGATCTAGGCACGACCTAGGCCCATAACTGTCCTAGGCACGGAGCGTGCCCAAACTTTGGCATAAATGAgtttaaattaagaaataaattaaagtgtttaattttcTGGTTCTTCCAACAATAGATCTATAGATTGAAAATGTGCTAAATGGcttaaatacaataaaaaaaaattgattttaaaatattgtgtgcACAACATAATTTacttaaaaagttattttaggTTTGACGATACACCTACCGTATTCAAAGGAATTCTACATATAAGTCATCATgatataataac
Coding sequences within it:
- the LOC116004508 gene encoding basic form of pathogenesis-related protein 1-like isoform X2, whose protein sequence is MEFSFLQVSIAIIALAAIAQPSFGQATCDSDCIKGFIAAHNAARETVGAPPVKWNTTLADFAESYATKRSADCAAQHSQGPYGENIAMASAELSPADSVKLWMDEKKYYDQASNSCTGGECHHYTQVVWRDTTSIGCARATCKTGWMFVTCNYYPPGNYVGERPY